A region from the Lycium barbarum isolate Lr01 chromosome 8, ASM1917538v2, whole genome shotgun sequence genome encodes:
- the LOC132608024 gene encoding uncharacterized protein LOC132608024: MQQPFANSAAVQQKINSSSSPSKEAAETQQEPKSQHTAKQLVKIAAANRVQYCSLSNPRNTMASPSIIQQQRSAPQRKQQELIAAIRSKCLPQEDNSLYYWSQEEHERHLRIVFKTLRDKRLYAKFSKCDFSLSSLAFLGHVVSKDGIMVDPQNIEVVRDWGRPTTVSEVWSFDGLPSNYQRFVEGFSDLASLLTKLTQTKGKVIAYVSRQLKVHEKNYPVNDLELVEVVFALKIWRHYLYGVPCEIRERPLAREIQSLANSLVRIDISEPRRFDDPKLCKIRDKVLNGNAREARLNEEGILRIKGRVSVPRTGDLTTLIMEEAHGSRYFIHRGVMKMHRDLKQHYWWCSKKRDIVKFVSRCLICQQVKYEHQKPRGNFSKNVHSRVEVERFAMDFVVGLPWTLGKFDSIWVIVDRLTKSAHVIPVQMTYTSEKLPKIYIREILLLHGVPISIISDKRPQFTFHF, translated from the exons ATGCAGCAACCATTTGCCAATAGTGCAGCAgttcaacaaaaaataaatagTAGCAGTTCACCCTCAAAAGAGGCAGCAGAAACACAACAGGAA CCCAAATCTCAACATACTGCAAAACAGCTCGTTAAGATTGCAGCAGCAAATCGAGTGCAGTACTGTTCTTTGTCAAATCCCAGGAACACAATGGCATCCCCAAGCATAATACAGCAGCAAAGGTCAGCA CCACAGAGAAAACAACAAGAACTAATAGCAGCTATTCGTAGCAAGTGCTTGCCTCAGGAGGACAACAGTTTGTATTACTGGTCCCAG GAGGAGCATGAGCGGCATTTGAGGATTGTTTTTAAGACTTTGAGGGACAAGAGgctttatgctaagttctccaaatgtgattTCTCGCTTAGTTCTCTGGCGTTTTTGGGGCACGTGGTGTCCAAGGATGGTATcatggttgacccacagaataTTGAGGTTGTTCGTGATTGGGGTAGGCCTACTACAGTTTCAGAGGTTTGGAGCTTTGATGGTTTGCCTAGTAACTATCAACGATTCGTTGAGGGATTTTCTGATCTAGCATCTCTCCTTACCAAATTGACCCAAACG AAAGGAAAGGTCATAGCCTATGTTTCCAGGCAATTGAAggtgcacgagaagaactaccccgtTAATGACTTAGAGTTAGTAGAGGTGGTGTTTGCTTTAAAGATTTGGAGACACTATCTCTATGGCGTGCCTTGTGAG ATTAGGGAGAGACCTTTGGCTAGAGAGATTCAGAGTTTAGCAAATTCCTTGGTTAGGATTGATATTTCTGAACCTAGAAGG TTTGATGATCCAAAGTTGTGCAAAATTCGTGATAAAGTGTTGAATGGAAATGCTCGTGAGGCAAGGCTTAATGAAGAAGGGATTTTGAGGATCAAAGGACGAGTGTCTGTGCCTCGAACTGGAGATTTGACTACTTTGATTATGGAGGAGGCTCACGGCTCAAGGTATTTTATTCACCGTGGTGTTATGAAGATGCATCGAGATCTgaagcaacactattggtggtgtAGCAAGAAGAGGGATATTGTGAAGTTTGTGTCTCGGTGTTTGATAtgccaacaagtgaagtatgagcatCAAAAGCCTAGGGGGAATTTCTCAAAGAATgtccattcccgagtggaagtggaaaGGTTTGCTATggactttgtggtaggattaccatGGACTTTAGGTAAGTTTGACTCGATCTGGGTGATTGTGGATCGTTTGACTAAGTCAGCTCATGTCATTCCTGTTCAGATGACTTATACTTCTGAGAAGCTTCCTAAGATCTATATTCGTGAGATTCTTCTTTTGCATGGAGTGCCCATTTCCATCATTTCAGATAAAAGGCCTCAGTTCACCTTTCATTTCTAG